TTTTCTTCATTATCTCATCAGCAGGTACTCCAGCTATCCCGACCTGCAAACAAAGGCAGATTCAAGATTTAGATTGGATGGGTTCAACCTCTAAGTTCTTATCATGAATCCAATTGCACTTTTGAAATTATGGATTCAAAATACagtatttattgaaattttactAATTTTCACTCCGTGACGGAATTACTGGATTCAACTAAGGCTGCATCTGCCTCTAATTAATCTGACATCTTAGATAGACAATGGTGTCGAAGAAAGAACACAACCAGCTTACCCTTGTGTAGAAGTCCGGGGGTGAATACAAATCAAAGTGAGTTTGCTTAAAATCTAAATGCCATCCATCTCCCATATATACTTTCACCTGTCCAATAATGAGAGCATAAGTACACACACGTATTAAAGAAGGTTGTATCTACAGTGTCATTTGCTTACCTTCAAAGTTTTCTTAACCGGCAACTTTGCTTTCGGATCAAAAACTTCATTATTAGGACCAACATTCAGTAAGAAATCAGGCTTTTTAACATAGCCACAGCCTCCATTTGACCTGAACATCCCGTGCATCAACCATAATGCTCTACCATATCCCTGTCACAGTCGTTAATACGTGATTCTCTTCAGTAAAATTTGTAAATATCTGTTCAAATGTGATAAGCTGATCGCAAGTTTGAAATAGCACACATACATAAAAAGCATTAGGGAAGGATATAATCGCTAGCATGATCCGTTTAGGAATCAAAGAAACAATACAGTAAAATAAGCAGAGGTATTTAATTAGTTGGATAATGCCAGTTCGGAGATGCTTAAGTAGGCACTATGATCTATGCTACAGTTCAAGTCTTGACAGCCAATAATGCTGAAAAACAGAAATGATCCTAACCGTTCTTATCAGAAGGGGGTGAAGAATACTAATAAAACTAGATGGAATATCGAACGAGCATATATCTGATAAGAAGCACAACTGACTTGACACAGATTTTGCAGTTCTTGTGTTCTATCAAGCGCTATCTAAGTGTGGTTAAGAACTCCCAAAATGCAATTTAAGGAACCAAAGTTTTATTTCATACGACTATATAGCACTAAATGCAGAATAGCAGAGTGATGAgcttaatattttatcaagaagagtgttatcaaaagaaaaaagggcacaaaggaagaaaaaacataaatatatatatatgtttagtccaagactaataattataagcatgagtggtaaatatatgaacaaagaaatgggaaaaaaatacaataaagtGACAtttcaattgtttagtgtcaaaggctcattggcaaggaaaagtctGCCTAAGAACCTTGATGATAGGACTAAATTGCACATTAAGCGCGAGCGCTCAACAcattttgagcctcgcttcCGGTCTTAAGCGCGCTTTAAGAGCCTTTGACAACACTGATCATGAATCAGCATCATTTTAACGAAATGAGATGTTATTGAACAAATAGTAAAAAGCATCAACCACAAAAGAAGACTTGTATAATGTGAGAAAATGAAAACTCAGAACCAAACCTGCATGTTAAATGCAACCATCTGAGCTCCATGCATCCAACCTATTAGTGGCTTGTAGTTGGAGGAGTTAAATCTAGTACCTTTAGGGTACACCCTTAGAATGTTTCTTTGCGTGAACCTGGTAAACAAGTCAGCATAATTAGGATATAAATCCATGACAAGTCCACAGACGGCTTAATAAAGCCAACCTCAACTGTCTTTGTTTTGTTATGCTGAAATACAAACCTCACAATTTCAGCTCCATGAGATTCAGCAGCCTTTTCGAGAGCCTGTTCGCTTAAACTTAGGCGTCTTACTTTATCAGGATCGATTTTCAATGCCTCCTTCAATCCACCTTTAGGTTTGCCAGCATGGATGGCAATAAGGCGTTTATAAGCAGATGCCACCTGTCCTCTATGAGTGGAGTCATCGTCATCTTCATAGCTTTTATCACTGTCGCTCTGCAGAAAATGAATCCAAATCACCGCTATCATAAGTAGTTGCATGTTAGACCATACAAGGAGAATAAGATGAAGAATCCTAATTCCAGCAGaccttttcattttcttcttgatCAGCTGTCAAGCTTGAAGGTTCGGAACCCCATACATCATCCTCGGACTCCTTTGACCTCTGAGAGCCATTTCGTCTGTCTTTACAAACACTAGCACTGGCTTCAAGGTACTCTTTTGGAGGTTTGGTTGAAATAATAATACGATGCTTTAGTTCTTCTGGTGAAGGGCATTCCTTTAGACTATCAGATTCAGGAACAAAGAGCATTTCTCCAAATGTTTCAGTCAGCATCTACAAGTAAAACATTAAAAAGGAACATCTCAATAACCAATAAAAGGAGTAATGGCACAACTGAAGCGAAAGAAGGCATAGAAGCAAGAAATAGAAATTCACCTGAGCCACTTTTGCTTGAAGTTCAGGCGTTAGATGATCTTCCAGCGTTATTACAACAGGGTAAGGAGAAGCAGAAAATGCATGCTCTTTTATTGACTTGAGACATCTTATTAATTCCACAGGGGTTGTCACTGTCCTACAATTTGCGAAAAAGCAACTTACAATTCTATGGGAAGTAATCAAGAAAATTAGTAAATGAAAATGCTGCAATATCTAATAGATTACAACCAACAAGGGCCATCTTATTGTTCCTCATTTTTGTCCTCACAGATTTGGAATGGAAGTGTTAAGTGCGGGGAGTTCGCACAAGTCATTTAGTAATTTGATAATCTTCATGTACATTCAACTCCAAAACTCCAATCTTAAGCACAACACAAATTCAGAGCTTCATCTTTTGAGCACAAGAACAGTAAAACTCTAATAGAAGAGTAATTTTACACTTCAACTCATTGTAGTAACTCCTagcttaaaaaattaatttcaatacCTAAatgaacaaagaaaaagaattatAAGAGAAAGCTAGGCTTCTCGTTATATTTGTCAGATATAATAACTCACGTTTAGCACAATAAGGAAAAGGCGGAATATGTAGCAGATAGCAAAATACTTGTACAGTTGTACGATATAATGATCGACTCTATAGAAGTTTATGGACTCTCAAGGTCCTGTTATGCAAAGTTTCTAGTCACTACATCTACTCAACAAACTAGCATAACCAACAAGGCTTTCACTAGGAGTAAAGGTTTAGACACTACTTTTACTAGGGGTACAAGGTTTGGGAAAGCACAAAAGATAACGCCATAACAAAAGGACAAGCCAAACAGAGACCTACTATATTCCATCAACATTCAATTAAGCCTACACTTACAGCCAGTGAGATCATCCAAAACCCCACATGAATTTTTGTTGCTTCCACAAGAAAAGTACAAGATGATGTATTAAAATTCTATTCAAAGCCCACAAAGGAAGACTCTAGATTGAGTAGTGCCAGTCAGAGTACATCCCAGAAACTTCTGTAAGCATGCAAACGTTTTTTATAGCTGTCTATAGACGTTGTTACTGTTCTTTTTTTGTATGCTTTGTTTTTCTTCCTGTATTGGTTTCCATGTTTTCTTCATTGccttatttcctcattcatAAACATTTTGATTTGATAAACTTGAGCCGatggtctttcggaaacagcctcttTACCtccatgaggaaggggtaaggTCTATgcacactctaccctccccagaccccacttgtgggattacaccgggtatgttgttgttgttgtctatAGACATTTCTGTTCACTTTCAGAAGATTAGTAATAGTTTACTGTATGAGTTAAttaaagtatattttattttttggcttGTTTTAAGTAATATTTCTAGTACAATTTGAAGTTGAGAGTACCTTCATCTTCCagtttcatattatattataaaaaaaccTAATTGCATTAAAAAGCCTTCATGGTGGTTAGAGCAGAGTATTGATTTTAGAAGAACTTGATGTCTTTTCATTGAGAACTGGCGTAAGCTGAAAGTAATAGGATCTCCAAAAATCAATGACTTACACAATGCCACCTTTTCTATCTTCAGACAAAACATGTACATATACAGCCTATTCCAGTCGTATATTTAAGCCCCATGATAATCCGTCTTTTATTTGCCCACATGCCAGGAAGATAAAACAATTAATTACCTAAGACCATACAAAAACTTCATTTTGATTGGCTTCTAGCAGAAGAGTAAACAATGGAAGCCATGTCTGATCTGGCTTTGGGGTAAGTCTAGTGAAGTACGATAGCAACTAGTTTCACTTGGTTCCCTGATGCTCTAGATTAAATCTATGTCAGCAACATTCATGCAAGCAGATGAATGAAGTGATAAACTTGAAAACAGGCCGATAATTGGAGAATGAAGGCAGTATAATCTGGAACAATTGCATTCATACCAAGAGCAAGAAATTTCTGAAGAAATTTGATATAGTGAATTAGGAAGCACTGGTTCTTAACTTGAGAAGAGCTTGGAGCATAACACAATCCCATCAGATACTATTACAGAGGGATCATTAGAGAAGAGATAAAGGCAGCTTGCAAGGCTTGTACCTGGAGCTTGAGAAGGTGCACTGAGACGTTGGAGTAGTGGGGCCgttatagttaatgagttttagACTTTACAGTTGAGTCCACTTATGCAAGCACAAGAACATAGCATAATTAAGCATAAATGTAACTTCTACGCGCACAATAAGAATGTCTGAATACTTGTGTGGTGAAAGGTGTGCATTTAATAAGAAAAGTTCCAATGCAATCTTCCAAACCTTCTAAGTTCGCCAGAGGGTCTAGACTACTAATTCTGGAaaagagaagacttgcttggaGACAGACCACTCTAATAACTAGGCTTCAACAAAATGCTACAACGGGCAGGAGATGCACAAACCTTCCATGAAGTACGTGTACGTCATCCTTGTCGGAATTTGGCCATATATCAAGCTCTATCACCCTTACACCTTTTTTCAGTGCCTTTATGATTGGAACATCACTGCAGTCACTCGTCAGCTGATTCCCGGTCAAGTAAGAATTGTGTCCAGTGAATATAAAATAATGGGAGAGTGGAGCATTCATATCATGGACAACCTGAAAGTGGTAAATGTAACGAGTTAAAGATCTTCCAAGAAGCACAAAAACATCACCatcaatcattcaatcaactACGCCTCATTTCCAATATTATTGAACTCGGCTATATGCATTCATCTATATCCATTCCGCTATATTCAGTCCACAGTAGTTCATTTAAAACTACACCTAAGTGTCGACCTAGCTATTAATCATGTTATTGAAGAATGTCTCCACTTTCCTGATTGTAGTTAGGCAAGCCTCTTTACTCTTATTAAAgatccaaaaaagaaaaggacaagTTGTTCATTCTCCACATCGGTAGAAATAATCAGGTTTCGAAGTTCCAACTTTTTTGGCTAGCCCATTTCCCAAAAGGATAATATGTAGAAAGCAGGCACTTCAAATAATGCTTAATTGGTAAAAGGACTAAATTTCAACCTCTGAGAGACCCGGAAAGGGAAAAGTCACTCTAAGTCATCAACTTTATGCATTTCCAAATAAGACAGAGATAATAAGAGCAAGAGTAACTTAAAATTGATTGACAAATAAAGGTCACCAGAGAAGAGATAGTGATGGAAATCTACAAGAATAAGAGCTTGGCAATTTAACATTGTACAAAAAGCACACACTTCAAATTATGCTTAATTAATAAAAAGGTACTCTCTCCgtcccattttatgtggcacTGTTTGACTTGGCACGGtgcttaagaaaaaaaaaagatgactttgaaaacttgtggtctaaaacaatccTTAGATATTCGTGTGGCggtaaatcatttcattaagggtaaaagggaaatttaaaagttaaattgtttctaATTATAGTAAGGTGACACTCTTTTTAGTATGGAATAAAAAGGAAATGGTGTCACATAAAATGGGTCAGAGGGAATAGTAATTTTCAACacccaaaaaggaaaattcttttgaaaatgtttttttGGGCGACGCAAAGCGTAATGCCCAGACAGACGTGCCTGTATTCAAATAATCAATGATTCACGGGAttcagcaattcacaccaagtttTGCATTTCACTAGTTCTTCATCAATGCGAGTACCGAGAGTCATTTTTATCCAAAAGGGAAATCTCACTCAAAATCTAATACTTAATATTCTTTCACAAATGGATTCAAGTAATATACCATTGACTATTGGACTGGCTCTAATTTCCAAGCTATCACATCAGACTTCAATTTGACTGGCCCTATCAGTGCACATAATAACTTAAGTTCTTTCTTATTAAGGCAAAAGATCCAACACAACAATAGCAAGAAATACTACCTTGGAATTGATTGGGGGATTCAGGTCAGCAGAGAAGAGATAGTGATTGAAATCTCCAAGAATAAGAGCTTAGCAAGTTAATATTGTATAAAAGCACACACTTCAGATAATGCTTAATTAGTAAAAGGTAGTAATTTTCAACACCAAAGAAGGGAAATTCTTTCGAGAATGTGTTCTTTTGGGCAACGCAAAGCGTAACACGcgggcagacgtgccctcggcctaatggcttcgggcacAACTTgtgttcaaagactcgatgatTCACgagattctgcaattcacaccaagtatctcATTTCACTATGTTGCTCATCTATGCGAGAGCCGAGAGTAGTTTTTACCCAAAAAGGGAAATCTCACTCAAAGTCTCAAACTTTAC
This Solanum dulcamara chromosome 8, daSolDulc1.2, whole genome shotgun sequence DNA region includes the following protein-coding sequences:
- the LOC129898964 gene encoding phosphoinositide phospholipase C 4-like; the encoded protein is MGNYRVCVCFTRKFRVSEAEPPADVKEAFKKYADGGNQMSSEQLLKFLIEVQGETQLTGADADAIVRQILQKRHPITKLARQALALDDFHHYLFSADINPPINSKVVHDMNAPLSHYFIFTGHNSYLTGNQLTSDCSDVPIIKALKKGVRVIELDIWPNSDKDDVHVLHGRTVTTPVELIRCLKSIKEHAFSASPYPVVITLEDHLTPELQAKVAQMLTETFGEMLFVPESDSLKECPSPEELKHRIIISTKPPKEYLEASASVCKDRRNGSQRSKESEDDVWGSEPSSLTADQEENEKSDSDKSYEDDDDSTHRGQVASAYKRLIAIHAGKPKGGLKEALKIDPDKVRRLSLSEQALEKAAESHGAEIVRFTQRNILRVYPKGTRFNSSNYKPLIGWMHGAQMVAFNMQGYGRALWLMHGMFRSNGGCGYVKKPDFLLNVGPNNEVFDPKAKLPVKKTLKVKVYMGDGWHLDFKQTHFDLYSPPDFYTRVGIAGVPADEIMKKTKTKEDIWTPVWDEEFTFPLTVPELALLRIEVHEYDMSEKDDFAGQTCIPVSELKAGIHAVPLCDRKGEKYNSVRLLMRFEFV